The Fibrobacter sp. UWB5 genome has a window encoding:
- a CDS encoding acyl-CoA reductase, giving the protein MENSEKNIEQLFDLPVYDDSQVAQSLFIRSLQDELIFHYENNPMYRQFCERKQFNPYEELTGVECIPPVSVSVFKELGTNLSSVSKEEIKLRLQSSATSGTPSTIAVDKTTSRRQAKAMVKVVQEFIGKDRKPFLVMDIDPKSEFRSLLGARFAAIAGYLNFASKSGFFLKAKDGISYFDIDAMNSFLAELPSEKPVVVFGFTYILYSQVLKAILASCGQIVLPKGSKVIHIGGWKKLESEKVEKPEFNRQIADAFGIESTDVIDIYGFTEQMGLNYPDCKCGCKHASSYVKVLVRDIVSRDVLPAGKEGLLEFITPIPHSYPGNAVLTDDLGVVYDEPCPYGRPGIRFKVNGRLKKAEVRGCGDILSAKLTFNAKEKEKLLDDNTLDVQYFKVPVDETDSEKQLASIIERLNEQNEWLRNQPIDALIGIIGEVSKRWLSDPKYIFLKDKGLLFLSQWCDDRHLRQIAKDGLRGNIRYADEFLPFADSEKHLMRANARGLVCHWMAGNVQILGMFALVQSILTKNTNLIKVAAKDAGVFANLMKAFENLEYTTKEGFCIKGDDLLKTIGVVYFSRNATKLGEMMSREAKVRIAWGGKDAVETVAAYPASIDCETVVFGPKLSYAVIAKEELSSEQEAKKLARRVTVDVSVFDQAGCASPHNLYIEKGGVISPERFCEILADVFPKTEVQIPKPTVSPEQIAAIHSIRGVYDFKGKVWGSATMSWSVLLDDAAESLLCKPVYSRTLMVHQVEHINQALDCIESYVQTIGIAAPKEKAIDFANKATQKGVARCPLIGRMLNFEMPWDGIFLIDRLVRWNTLFGPLC; this is encoded by the coding sequence ATGGAAAATTCAGAAAAAAATATAGAACAACTTTTTGACTTACCTGTTTACGACGATTCGCAAGTGGCGCAATCGCTATTTATTCGTTCTTTGCAAGATGAACTGATTTTTCATTATGAAAATAATCCAATGTACCGTCAGTTTTGTGAACGTAAGCAGTTTAATCCTTACGAAGAACTGACGGGTGTCGAATGTATCCCCCCAGTTTCCGTTAGTGTATTTAAGGAATTGGGGACCAATTTATCTTCTGTTTCAAAAGAAGAGATAAAACTAAGGCTTCAGTCTTCTGCGACTTCTGGGACGCCAAGCACAATTGCTGTGGATAAAACTACTAGCCGGCGCCAAGCAAAGGCCATGGTTAAAGTCGTACAGGAGTTTATTGGCAAAGACCGTAAACCGTTTCTCGTAATGGATATTGATCCAAAATCGGAATTCCGCTCGTTGTTGGGGGCTCGTTTTGCTGCTATAGCGGGATATTTAAATTTTGCGTCCAAGTCGGGATTTTTTTTAAAGGCGAAAGATGGCATATCGTATTTTGATATCGATGCGATGAATAGTTTCTTGGCGGAGTTGCCGTCTGAGAAGCCTGTTGTTGTATTTGGGTTTACGTATATACTATATAGCCAAGTATTAAAAGCAATTCTGGCATCTTGTGGGCAGATTGTATTGCCCAAGGGGTCTAAAGTAATCCATATTGGTGGGTGGAAGAAATTAGAAAGTGAGAAGGTTGAAAAGCCAGAATTCAATCGGCAAATAGCAGATGCTTTCGGAATAGAATCTACGGATGTTATTGATATTTACGGATTTACTGAACAAATGGGGCTGAATTACCCTGATTGCAAATGCGGTTGTAAGCACGCGTCATCATATGTTAAAGTACTTGTACGAGATATTGTAAGTAGAGATGTTCTGCCTGCTGGCAAAGAAGGCTTGTTGGAGTTTATAACTCCGATTCCCCATAGTTACCCGGGCAACGCTGTTTTGACGGATGATTTGGGAGTTGTTTATGATGAACCTTGTCCCTATGGTCGTCCAGGGATTCGATTTAAGGTGAACGGTCGATTAAAAAAAGCCGAAGTACGTGGTTGTGGGGATATTCTTTCTGCTAAGTTGACATTTAATGCGAAAGAGAAGGAAAAATTATTAGACGATAATACGCTCGATGTTCAATATTTTAAAGTCCCTGTGGATGAGACCGATTCTGAGAAGCAATTGGCTTCTATTATTGAACGGCTTAATGAACAGAATGAATGGCTTCGAAATCAGCCTATTGATGCTTTAATTGGAATAATTGGCGAAGTTTCTAAAAGATGGCTTTCTGATCCCAAATACATTTTTTTAAAAGATAAGGGCTTGCTTTTCCTTTCGCAATGGTGTGATGATCGGCATTTGCGGCAGATTGCTAAAGATGGACTTCGTGGCAATATCAGATACGCGGATGAATTTTTACCGTTTGCTGATAGTGAAAAGCATTTGATGAGAGCCAATGCTCGTGGTCTAGTATGTCACTGGATGGCGGGAAATGTTCAAATTTTGGGAATGTTTGCTTTGGTCCAAAGCATTTTGACAAAGAACACTAATTTGATAAAAGTAGCGGCAAAAGATGCGGGCGTTTTTGCAAACTTGATGAAGGCTTTTGAAAACCTCGAATATACAACCAAAGAAGGTTTTTGTATCAAGGGTGACGACTTGTTGAAAACTATAGGTGTAGTTTATTTTTCCCGTAATGCAACGAAGTTGGGCGAGATGATGTCTAGGGAAGCCAAAGTCCGCATTGCGTGGGGTGGAAAAGATGCAGTAGAAACTGTTGCCGCGTATCCTGCATCCATTGATTGTGAAACGGTTGTTTTTGGTCCGAAGTTGTCTTATGCAGTTATTGCAAAAGAAGAATTGTCGTCAGAACAAGAAGCCAAGAAACTTGCGCGGCGAGTAACAGTAGACGTGTCTGTTTTTGATCAGGCGGGTTGTGCGTCTCCGCATAATCTATATATCGAAAAAGGCGGAGTCATCTCACCTGAAAGATTCTGTGAAATTCTTGCGGACGTTTTCCCAAAAACGGAAGTGCAAATTCCGAAACCGACCGTATCTCCAGAACAGATTGCTGCGATTCATTCAATTCGTGGTGTATATGATTTTAAAGGGAAAGTTTGGGGTAGCGCCACGATGAGTTGGAGTGTCCTTTTGGATGATGCGGCTGAATCGTTGCTATGCAAGCCTGTATACTCGAGAACACTGATGGTGCATCAAGTTGAACATATCAATCAGGCCTTAGATTGCATAGAGAGTTATGTGCAGACGATAGGTATTGCTGCTCCCAAAGAAAAAGCGATAGATTTTGCGAATAAAGCTACACAAAAGGGTGTGGCACGTTGCCCATTGATTGGTCGGATGCTTAACTTCGAAATGCCTTGGGACGGAATATTCTTAATAGATCGGCTTGTTCGGTGGAATACATTATTCGGACCGCTTTGTTAA
- a CDS encoding multidrug ABC transporter, producing MMFYALALFNVFVAAVAQMLLKKAAITPHKSFVKEYLNPWVIGGYSLMVFSLVSNVYVLSQGVLLKELGTIEAASYLFVPALAFVCFKEKINLRKVAAIALILAGVVVFFWE from the coding sequence ATGATGTTCTACGCTCTGGCACTATTCAACGTCTTTGTCGCGGCGGTGGCCCAGATGCTCCTGAAGAAGGCCGCTATCACACCGCACAAGTCATTTGTCAAGGAGTACCTGAACCCGTGGGTTATTGGCGGATACTCGCTGATGGTATTCTCGCTGGTATCGAACGTGTATGTGCTGAGCCAGGGCGTGCTGCTCAAGGAACTCGGCACCATCGAGGCGGCCAGTTACCTGTTCGTGCCGGCACTCGCCTTTGTCTGCTTCAAGGAAAAAATCAACCTGCGAAAAGTCGCGGCAATCGCGCTTATCTTAGCGGGCGTTGTCGTGTTCTTTTGGGAGTGA
- the panB gene encoding 3-methyl-2-oxobutanoate hydroxymethyltransferase translates to MLSPIDIKNKKAKGEKVSMITAYDYAFAQMAEAAGVDQILVGDSLANTMLGYKSTREIGMNEMLIFVAAVCRGAPNTHVVADMPYLSDKDPQTAYDNARRFMDVGASCVKIEGTPAGVHEYLLNHDIPICAHLGLLPQTAENFKQKGRTEEEAAAIIEAAKYVDSAGCFEIVLEHIPEELGTKITGMVNAVTIGIGGGKFTDGQVLVMHDALGMHPRKLPPFATKFVDMYSLGVEGFKKYIESVNSL, encoded by the coding sequence ATGCTCAGCCCCATCGACATAAAGAACAAGAAAGCTAAAGGCGAAAAAGTTTCGATGATTACTGCCTACGACTACGCATTTGCCCAGATGGCAGAGGCGGCAGGCGTAGACCAGATTCTGGTAGGCGACAGTCTTGCTAACACCATGCTCGGCTACAAGAGTACCCGCGAAATCGGCATGAACGAGATGCTGATTTTTGTGGCTGCGGTTTGCCGCGGCGCCCCCAATACCCACGTGGTGGCCGACATGCCCTACTTGAGCGACAAGGATCCGCAGACAGCATACGATAACGCGCGCCGCTTTATGGACGTGGGTGCTTCTTGCGTCAAAATCGAGGGTACCCCCGCTGGCGTGCATGAATACTTGCTGAACCACGACATTCCTATTTGCGCGCACCTCGGACTTTTGCCGCAGACGGCCGAAAACTTCAAGCAGAAGGGCCGCACCGAAGAAGAAGCGGCTGCAATCATCGAGGCGGCCAAGTACGTAGACAGCGCGGGTTGCTTCGAGATAGTGCTGGAGCACATTCCCGAAGAGCTCGGCACCAAAATTACCGGCATGGTGAACGCGGTGACGATCGGTATTGGCGGCGGAAAGTTTACAGACGGGCAAGTGCTCGTGATGCACGACGCCCTGGGTATGCACCCGCGCAAGCTGCCACCATTCGCAACGAAGTTCGTCGACATGTACAGCCTAGGTGTCGAAGGCTTCAAGAAGTACATCGAGAGCGTGAACTCACTCTAA
- the recO gene encoding DNA repair protein RecO yields MIKTRAIVLHRFAYSDSSFIVKALTEECGVVSFIIKGAKRKESPFKGALDPLALSEVVFRQNPNAELQFIKEASIIDWHSELRNSLLNLAVAQVMAEIVLRYAPPATPIPEEFALLKQALAEFDSPTGTTSDSAVTPANTSADSVFSRWLLNICDLWGYHLELGVCSRCEKVLTEPAADFFPESGALICKHCQGVQSARARAETLQGLWELNLAQNNPEQAPQKLTGRVFVENALLSYLRNHIGFLKEIHSLSWLQEVRKLCSAPST; encoded by the coding sequence ATGATCAAAACCCGCGCCATTGTCCTGCACCGGTTCGCGTACAGCGACTCGAGCTTTATCGTGAAAGCGCTCACGGAAGAGTGCGGCGTGGTGAGTTTTATTATCAAGGGGGCAAAGCGCAAGGAGTCGCCCTTCAAGGGGGCGCTCGACCCTTTGGCGCTCTCCGAGGTGGTATTCCGGCAGAACCCGAATGCCGAGTTGCAGTTTATTAAAGAGGCGTCGATTATCGACTGGCACAGTGAGTTGCGGAATTCCCTGTTGAACCTGGCGGTTGCACAGGTGATGGCAGAGATCGTGTTGCGGTATGCGCCGCCGGCCACCCCGATTCCCGAAGAATTCGCCTTGCTAAAGCAGGCGCTTGCGGAGTTCGACTCCCCCACAGGCACCACGAGCGACTCTGCTGTTACGCCGGCCAACACGAGTGCCGACTCGGTATTCAGCCGCTGGTTGTTGAACATTTGCGACTTGTGGGGCTACCACCTGGAACTTGGCGTGTGCAGCCGCTGCGAAAAGGTGCTCACGGAACCCGCGGCGGACTTTTTCCCGGAATCGGGCGCGCTCATTTGCAAGCATTGCCAGGGTGTACAGAGCGCTCGTGCCCGCGCAGAGACGTTGCAGGGGCTCTGGGAACTGAATTTAGCGCAAAACAACCCCGAGCAGGCTCCACAAAAGCTCACGGGTCGCGTTTTTGTGGAGAACGCTTTGCTATCTTATCTGCGCAATCACATCGGATTCCTGAAAGAAATCCATTCCCTTTCATGGCTACAGGAGGTTCGTAAGTTATGCTCAGCCCCATCGACATAA
- a CDS encoding glycosyltransferase family 2 protein yields the protein MPKFSFVIPCYRSENTIITVVDEIKSEMAAKRPGDSYEIVLVNDCSPDGVWNVIEKLAEVENNVIGINLAKNFGQHSALLAGYGKCSGEYVVSLDDDGQAPLDSLNDLIAKLEEGYDVVYAYYHEIKQNLFRRFGSWMAGLMGKFMLDPPKDMKGSSFYVARGFVIREMCNYKNAFPYLLGLVLRTTRKIAWVETNHRSRLQGTSGYSFVRLLGLWLNGFTAFSVKPLRLSTFLGFFFAFLGFAFTILVVVRRLLGLTTVDGWSTIIALILIIGGLILMMLGLIGEYIGRIYICINDSPQYVIKEIKGSLPKEHDNAR from the coding sequence ATGCCTAAGTTTTCATTTGTGATTCCGTGTTACCGCTCCGAAAATACCATCATCACGGTGGTGGATGAAATCAAGAGTGAAATGGCCGCCAAGCGTCCGGGTGACAGTTACGAGATTGTACTGGTGAATGACTGCAGTCCAGATGGCGTGTGGAATGTTATTGAGAAACTTGCCGAAGTGGAAAACAACGTTATCGGTATCAACCTCGCTAAAAATTTCGGACAGCATTCTGCTTTGTTGGCGGGTTACGGCAAGTGTTCCGGTGAATATGTGGTTTCGCTGGATGACGATGGCCAGGCCCCGCTGGATTCGCTGAACGATTTGATTGCAAAGCTTGAAGAAGGCTACGACGTGGTGTATGCCTACTACCACGAAATCAAGCAGAACCTGTTCCGCCGTTTTGGTTCGTGGATGGCTGGGCTCATGGGCAAGTTCATGCTGGATCCGCCTAAGGATATGAAGGGCAGCAGTTTTTATGTGGCACGCGGGTTCGTGATTCGCGAAATGTGCAATTACAAGAACGCCTTCCCGTATCTGCTGGGCCTTGTGCTACGCACCACTCGCAAAATCGCCTGGGTCGAAACGAATCATCGCTCGCGCCTGCAAGGAACATCGGGCTATTCGTTTGTACGTCTGCTTGGGCTCTGGCTGAACGGCTTCACGGCGTTTTCGGTGAAACCTTTGCGCTTGAGTACGTTCCTTGGATTTTTCTTTGCATTCCTGGGCTTTGCTTTTACAATACTTGTGGTTGTTCGCAGGCTACTCGGCCTCACAACGGTAGACGGCTGGAGTACCATCATCGCGCTGATTCTGATTATTGGCGGACTTATCCTGATGATGCTCGGCCTTATCGGCGAATACATCGGCCGCATCTATATATGCATCAATGATTCCCCGCAATATGTGATTAAGGAAATTAAGGGTTCACTCCCAAAAGAACACGACAACGCCCGCTAA
- a CDS encoding EamA family transporter, which translates to MLTVLKYIALVGTFFIYTTSGVFSKLASQREFLSPGYIAFLACTVGVLGIYAVLWQQIIKRMDVSLAYMFKGTGVVFGLMLAHYVFGEAITTTNMVGAAIIICGITLYARP; encoded by the coding sequence ATGCTCACCGTCCTTAAATACATCGCCCTGGTCGGCACGTTCTTCATTTACACCACGTCGGGGGTGTTCTCGAAGCTTGCGTCGCAGCGGGAGTTCCTCTCGCCGGGGTACATCGCGTTCCTTGCATGCACGGTGGGCGTGTTGGGGATTTACGCTGTGCTGTGGCAGCAGATTATCAAGCGGATGGACGTGAGCCTGGCCTACATGTTCAAGGGCACGGGCGTGGTGTTCGGGCTAATGCTTGCGCACTATGTGTTTGGCGAGGCAATCACCACGACGAACATGGTCGGGGCGGCAATCATCATCTGCGGCATCACGCTGTATGCGAGGCCATGA
- a CDS encoding type II secretion system protein — protein sequence MLTKILNNIREFCSLKVPQGASQNKWKGGFTLIELMVVIIIVNLLSGVAVPKLTDYIERTKQKIDLLHLYYLRDAVNRALYEDDVHNMKEGKQGQDCPAISNSDLNKWLTDQKGVTYFIMELNESMPMSYQGTHSTMSNHNMCGLMYSAGFWSTALKEGGFGAVADIVADRDAHKNYANYKPTTYTAVKNTADTEHTYYRTYPNTPIFRSRFMTVDKAATGKDNTRIAMKMIWTNLDSNSHSLEVFLGGQHDTYRKALLSRQGICFSTMGPAGCRESRASR from the coding sequence ATGCTGACGAAGATTCTAAACAATATTCGCGAGTTCTGCTCGCTCAAGGTGCCGCAGGGGGCCTCCCAGAACAAATGGAAAGGCGGTTTTACGCTTATTGAATTGATGGTCGTTATTATTATCGTGAACCTGCTTTCGGGAGTCGCGGTACCAAAGCTCACTGACTATATCGAAAGAACAAAACAAAAAATAGATTTACTGCACCTCTATTATCTCCGTGACGCCGTAAACCGCGCTTTGTATGAAGACGATGTCCATAATATGAAAGAAGGAAAGCAAGGACAGGATTGCCCTGCAATTAGCAATAGCGATTTAAACAAATGGCTAACGGATCAAAAGGGCGTCACCTATTTTATCATGGAACTAAACGAATCCATGCCCATGAGCTACCAAGGAACTCATAGTACTATGAGCAATCACAATATGTGTGGTTTGATGTATTCTGCTGGTTTTTGGAGTACAGCCTTAAAAGAGGGCGGTTTTGGAGCGGTTGCAGATATCGTTGCAGATAGAGACGCACATAAAAATTACGCAAATTACAAACCAACTACATATACCGCCGTCAAAAACACGGCAGACACGGAACATACATATTATCGAACATATCCCAACACACCTATATTCAGAAGTCGCTTCATGACAGTCGATAAAGCCGCAACAGGTAAAGACAACACTCGAATTGCCATGAAAATGATCTGGACTAACCTAGACTCCAACAGTCATTCTCTAGAGGTCTTTTTGGGAGGACAACACGACACATACCGAAAAGCATTGCTTAGTCGTCAAGGAATATGTTTTTCAACAATGGGACCTGCCGGCTGTAGGGAATCAAGAGCCAGTAGATAG
- a CDS encoding histone H1: MATTKTAKKPAAKKPAAKKPAAAKKPAAVKKPAAAKKPAAKKPAAKKPAAAKKPAAAKKPAAKKPAAKKPVAKKPAAAKKPAAKKPAAKKPAAKKPAAKKAAKK, encoded by the coding sequence ATGGCTACTACAAAGACTGCAAAGAAGCCGGCTGCTAAGAAGCCCGCTGCTAAGAAACCCGCTGCCGCTAAGAAGCCGGCCGCTGTTAAGAAGCCCGCTGCTGCAAAGAAGCCGGCTGCTAAGAAGCCCGCCGCCAAGAAGCCGGCCGCTGCTAAGAAGCCTGCTGCTGCAAAGAAGCCGGCTGCTAAGAAGCCCGCCGCCAAGAAGCCGGTTGCTAAGAAGCCCGCTGCTGCAAAGAAGCCGGCCGCTAAGAAGCCGGCCGCTAAGAAGCCCGCTGCTAAGAAGCCCGCTGCTAAGAAGGCTGCCAAGAAGTAA
- a CDS encoding histidine triad nucleotide-binding protein: MSENCLFCKIIKGEIPSKKIYEDDDVFAFYDIAPQAPVHFLVVPKRHISTIMDMQPTDCELVGKMLYRAQLIAKELGIEESGARFVFNCKADAGQTVFHIHLHVLGGQVMGWPPFPKD; encoded by the coding sequence ATGAGTGAAAACTGTCTTTTCTGCAAAATCATCAAGGGTGAAATCCCTTCCAAGAAAATCTACGAAGACGACGACGTGTTCGCCTTCTACGACATTGCCCCGCAGGCCCCAGTGCACTTTCTGGTAGTGCCCAAGCGCCACATTTCGACCATCATGGACATGCAGCCGACCGACTGCGAACTGGTGGGCAAAATGCTTTACCGCGCACAACTCATTGCCAAGGAACTCGGTATCGAGGAATCGGGCGCACGCTTTGTGTTCAACTGCAAGGCCGACGCGGGCCAGACGGTGTTCCACATTCACCTGCACGTGCTTGGCGGCCAGGTCATGGGCTGGCCCCCGTTCCCGAAAGACTAA
- a CDS encoding acyltransferase: MHTSKTDYRITLDETWIIKAIAIMAMLVHHLFFDQPSFGAIMVNIGMIGKICVTLFVFLSGYGMTASFPKVQQNIAKTHIFILCKRYTKFFLNYWFIFFIAVSVGVFCFGRSLEVAYGENSNIVKSFMSDMLGQQSFCSYNITWWFNAVILGLWLLFPFLYQTMKRRVVCICMLVFLFANPNDILLLLNYIAPGLSTYIFPFTLGIFIALHIARINRILNIVHPYIVLCVSLVAATVLLFLRGFPVLSGFTGFAVEPFATVFVALAVVSLCRVTGRRFVAMQYVGKHSMNMYLTHTFIYGYFFHNFIYGFKYPILIFLALFATSLLLSVCIEFVKKRIGFHKLQGKVVGIINKVGGIQCTNKQYDVRKV; this comes from the coding sequence ATGCACACCTCTAAAACAGATTATCGCATTACACTCGATGAAACGTGGATAATCAAGGCCATTGCTATTATGGCGATGCTTGTTCACCACCTATTTTTCGACCAGCCAAGTTTTGGGGCGATTATGGTTAACATAGGGATGATTGGAAAGATTTGCGTTACGCTGTTCGTATTCCTTTCTGGTTACGGCATGACAGCATCATTCCCTAAAGTTCAGCAAAATATCGCAAAAACGCACATTTTTATCTTGTGCAAGCGATACACCAAGTTCTTCCTGAACTATTGGTTCATCTTCTTTATCGCAGTTTCTGTGGGTGTTTTTTGTTTCGGACGTTCACTGGAAGTCGCCTATGGCGAAAATTCCAATATAGTAAAGTCATTCATGAGCGACATGCTAGGGCAACAAAGTTTCTGTTCGTACAACATAACATGGTGGTTCAACGCGGTAATACTCGGACTCTGGCTACTTTTCCCATTTCTATACCAGACCATGAAAAGAAGGGTTGTCTGCATTTGCATGCTGGTATTCTTGTTCGCAAACCCCAACGATATATTGCTTCTATTGAATTACATAGCACCTGGCCTATCCACCTACATCTTTCCATTCACCCTCGGAATTTTTATCGCCTTGCATATAGCGCGGATCAACAGGATTCTAAATATAGTTCACCCTTATATCGTTCTCTGTGTTTCGCTTGTCGCTGCCACTGTTTTGCTTTTCTTACGCGGGTTCCCCGTTTTGTCAGGATTTACAGGCTTTGCCGTCGAGCCCTTCGCCACGGTGTTTGTTGCGCTTGCCGTAGTGAGCCTTTGCCGTGTAACGGGGCGGCGGTTTGTGGCCATGCAATACGTGGGTAAGCATTCCATGAACATGTACCTCACCCACACCTTTATCTACGGGTATTTTTTTCACAACTTTATTTACGGGTTCAAGTACCCGATACTGATTTTTTTGGCGTTGTTCGCAACCTCCTTACTGCTGTCTGTCTGCATTGAATTCGTCAAGAAGCGAATCGGGTTCCACAAGTTGCAGGGCAAGGTTGTGGGAATTATCAACAAGGTCGGGGGAATCCAGTGCACGAACAAGCAGTATGATGTCAGGAAAGTATGA